In Chitinibacter sp. SCUT-21, a single genomic region encodes these proteins:
- a CDS encoding serine/threonine protein kinase: MSQAKIAHYQLQSRLGKGAMGVVFRARDERLERDVAIKLLQVNLESDEAADYAARLLQEARSAARLNHPGIITVYDCGEWRSKSYLAMELVHGITLKDLLEKRGQLSIRQVVSIARQMFAALGHAHRHKVIHRDIKPGNLMLTKEGRLKITDFGIAQLPASDLTRTGTILGSPRYMSPEQLAGKKLDGRADLYSAGVVLYQCLTGKAPFDGETTMNIVYQVLHTTPPAPHELRPEVPRVLSDLVMRCIDKHADQRFSSLDAALAALLGGDVSPQRAELAPEDPTEAFHTSDAAFEAKTVATASPILPWLSQTGSVLAWLVRHCLVGLRFLGRHLWYCTQALARALQRWTPLLWNGLTRYAQFLRPYGKTALQATRSAFRRLPQRVQLLIVLLAAAGALWAIWPSQPAVELELSPAVSNSVEDSNGDANQLQAEHQQRSQLLESMAEQQALAQGEEGTNQVQAKQETAPIDQFDADAPRAEPESIDQQANVSGSLKQAGQEIKQDVKGVFNCILGQGNCPKTNTQANHQTDQRRP; encoded by the coding sequence ATGAGCCAAGCCAAAATCGCGCATTATCAGTTGCAGTCCCGCCTCGGTAAAGGCGCGATGGGCGTGGTTTTTCGCGCGCGCGACGAGCGGCTTGAGCGCGATGTGGCAATTAAATTATTGCAGGTGAATCTCGAAAGCGATGAAGCGGCCGATTACGCTGCGCGTTTACTGCAAGAGGCGCGCTCTGCCGCGCGCTTAAATCACCCGGGCATTATTACGGTTTACGATTGTGGTGAGTGGCGTAGTAAATCGTATTTGGCGATGGAGTTGGTGCACGGCATTACGCTGAAAGACTTGCTCGAAAAGCGTGGGCAATTGTCGATCCGCCAAGTCGTTAGTATTGCGCGGCAAATGTTCGCCGCCTTGGGGCATGCGCATCGGCATAAAGTCATTCATCGCGACATCAAACCCGGCAATTTGATGTTGACCAAAGAAGGGCGCTTGAAGATTACCGATTTTGGCATCGCCCAACTTCCCGCCAGTGATTTAACGCGGACGGGTACGATTTTGGGCTCGCCACGGTATATGTCGCCCGAGCAATTGGCGGGCAAAAAGTTGGATGGTCGTGCCGATTTGTATTCGGCTGGCGTCGTGCTGTATCAATGCCTGACGGGCAAAGCGCCTTTTGACGGCGAAACGACGATGAACATCGTTTATCAAGTGCTACACACCACGCCGCCCGCGCCGCATGAGCTACGCCCAGAAGTGCCGCGCGTGCTTTCTGACCTCGTTATGCGTTGTATTGATAAGCACGCGGACCAGCGTTTTAGTAGTTTGGATGCCGCCTTGGCGGCTTTGCTTGGCGGAGATGTTTCCCCACAACGAGCAGAGTTGGCACCCGAAGACCCGACCGAGGCATTTCATACCAGCGATGCAGCTTTTGAAGCCAAAACGGTGGCGACGGCTTCACCAATATTACCGTGGTTGTCGCAAACGGGATCTGTCTTGGCATGGTTGGTGCGGCATTGTCTTGTTGGCCTGCGATTTTTGGGGCGACATCTTTGGTATTGCACTCAGGCCTTGGCGCGAGCATTACAACGCTGGACCCCACTGCTGTGGAATGGCCTGACTCGCTATGCGCAATTTTTGCGCCCTTACGGTAAAACGGCGCTGCAAGCGACTCGTTCGGCATTTCGCCGGCTGCCGCAACGGGTTCAGTTGCTGATTGTGCTGCTTGCAGCAGCAGGGGCGCTGTGGGCGATTTGGCCTAGCCAGCCAGCGGTTGAGCTGGAATTAAGCCCGGCCGTATCGAATAGTGTTGAAGACAGCAATGGCGATGCAAATCAATTGCAGGCTGAGCATCAGCAACGTAGTCAGTTATTAGAGAGTATGGCCGAGCAACAGGCTTTGGCTCAAGGCGAAGAGGGCACAAATCAAGTTCAGGCCAAGCAAGAAACCGCACCGATTGATCAATTTGACGCAGATGCACCGCGTGCCGAGCCAGAATCAATTGATCAGCAAGCGAATGTGTCTGGCTCGCTAAAACAGGCGGGGCAAGAAATTAAACAGGATGTCAAAGGGGTGTTCAATTGTATTCTGGGGCAAGGAAATTGCCCGAAGACGAATACCCAGGCTAATCATCAAACTGATCAACGGCGTCCTTAA
- the mpl gene encoding UDP-N-acetylmuramate:L-alanyl-gamma-D-glutamyl-meso-diaminopimelate ligase, whose protein sequence is MHIHILGICGTFMGGIAALAREAGHKVTGCDANVYPPMSTQLESLGIELIEGFGEEQLALKPDLFVIGNVVKRGMPLMEAILNAGLPYTSGPQWLGEHLLRDKWVLAVAGTHGKTTTTSMLAWILEDAGLAPGFLVGGIPENFGVSARAPGTPRQDAASTSPFFVIEADEYDTAFFDKRSKFVHYRPRTAILNNLEFDHADIFADLSAIETQFHHLVRTIPGQGRVIVNGKEDSLQRVLERGCWSEVEQFADAQGWALGEIYSDGFDVLFNGEQQGRLVWSLMGEHNAHNALAAIAAARHVGVTPQVAIDALSRFENVKRRMEVKGTVNGITVYDDFAHHPTAITTTVAGLRAKVGTQRILAVLEPRSNTMKLGTMKAALPASLTEADVVFCYGANLGWDPAEALAPLGEKAHSFSDLDQLIAAIVAEARAGDQILVMSNGGFGGIHGKLLSQLAA, encoded by the coding sequence ATGCATATTCACATTCTCGGTATTTGCGGCACTTTTATGGGCGGCATTGCCGCATTGGCTCGTGAGGCAGGCCATAAAGTGACGGGATGTGATGCCAACGTTTACCCGCCGATGTCGACCCAGCTCGAAAGCCTTGGGATTGAATTAATCGAAGGTTTTGGCGAAGAACAACTTGCGCTCAAGCCTGATCTATTTGTGATCGGCAATGTGGTTAAGCGGGGTATGCCGCTGATGGAGGCAATCCTCAACGCCGGATTACCCTATACCTCTGGCCCACAGTGGCTGGGCGAACATTTGCTGCGCGATAAATGGGTATTGGCAGTCGCTGGCACGCACGGCAAAACCACCACCACCTCAATGCTGGCGTGGATTTTGGAAGACGCCGGTTTAGCGCCGGGCTTTTTGGTTGGCGGGATTCCGGAAAACTTCGGCGTTTCGGCGCGCGCTCCGGGCACGCCGCGCCAAGATGCGGCCAGCACGTCACCGTTTTTTGTCATTGAAGCGGACGAATACGACACGGCTTTTTTTGATAAGCGCAGCAAATTCGTCCACTACCGCCCGCGCACTGCGATTTTGAATAATCTGGAATTTGATCACGCCGATATTTTTGCCGATCTGAGCGCGATTGAAACGCAATTTCACCATCTGGTGCGCACCATTCCTGGCCAAGGCCGCGTGATTGTGAATGGCAAAGAGGACAGCCTGCAGCGCGTATTGGAGCGCGGCTGCTGGTCTGAAGTGGAGCAGTTTGCTGACGCGCAAGGCTGGGCCTTAGGCGAGATTTATTCCGATGGTTTTGACGTGCTGTTTAATGGCGAGCAACAAGGCCGCCTCGTGTGGTCGTTGATGGGCGAACACAATGCGCACAATGCTTTGGCCGCGATTGCCGCGGCGCGTCACGTTGGCGTCACGCCGCAAGTGGCGATTGATGCGCTATCCCGCTTTGAAAACGTCAAACGCCGCATGGAAGTCAAAGGCACAGTGAACGGAATTACCGTGTACGACGATTTTGCCCACCACCCGACAGCAATTACCACTACAGTTGCTGGCTTGCGCGCGAAAGTCGGCACACAACGCATCTTGGCGGTGCTAGAGCCGCGCTCGAACACGATGAAACTGGGCACGATGAAAGCGGCGCTGCCAGCGAGTTTGACCGAGGCCGATGTGGTGTTTTGCTACGGCGCTAATCTGGGCTGGGATCCTGCCGAAGCACTCGCGCCGTTAGGGGAAAAAGCGCATAGTTTTAGTGATTTAGATCAATTGATTGCAGCAATTGTCGCTGAAGCGCGTGCCGGCGATCAAATTTTAGTGATGAGCAATGGTGGTTTTGGCGGTATCCATGGCAAATTATTGAGCCAGCTTGCAGCATAA
- a CDS encoding GGDEF domain-containing protein, which produces MSSATPVNPVEIARIALKRLSERGLPPTPENYAQFYNAIVTIKAPESKTATEMQLAWQVLYKLDDAAHDMGVMTEGLLTNLSGSTSVMQQSLGDLHAVREAHAAQAVSPEETHATLEDLLNVVISTTHNVHSTVTTSHADLQTIRDSIRHIEEDLAFNRKVLEQDALTGALNRQGLDHLLMREVKRAQRNDARLTAVIIDLDEFKSINDRFTHLVGDQVLVHMANLTKAVLRESDILVRYGGEEFLILLVDTDNKGAAYVVDRLRLVAGRTPYMHHAQRIEVRFSAGIAQLRNDENGRAMVLRADEALYRAKNSGRGKTEVAE; this is translated from the coding sequence ATGTCTTCAGCAACACCGGTCAATCCGGTCGAAATTGCCCGTATTGCGCTCAAACGATTATCGGAGCGCGGCCTGCCACCGACACCTGAAAATTATGCGCAATTTTATAACGCGATTGTCACGATCAAAGCCCCTGAAAGCAAAACGGCGACCGAGATGCAATTGGCGTGGCAAGTGCTATATAAGCTCGATGATGCTGCGCATGATATGGGGGTAATGACCGAGGGCTTGCTGACCAATCTCTCTGGCTCGACCTCGGTGATGCAGCAAAGCCTGGGTGATCTGCACGCGGTGCGCGAAGCGCATGCGGCGCAAGCGGTCTCGCCTGAAGAGACGCATGCCACGCTGGAAGATTTACTGAATGTGGTGATTAGCACCACGCACAATGTACATTCAACGGTGACGACATCGCATGCGGATTTGCAAACCATCCGTGATTCGATTCGCCATATTGAAGAAGACCTTGCGTTTAATCGCAAAGTGCTCGAGCAAGATGCGCTCACCGGCGCACTTAATCGCCAAGGTTTGGATCATCTGCTCATGCGTGAAGTGAAACGCGCACAGCGGAATGATGCGCGTTTGACTGCAGTGATTATTGATTTGGATGAATTCAAATCAATTAATGATCGCTTTACGCATTTGGTGGGTGATCAGGTGTTGGTGCATATGGCCAATCTAACCAAGGCGGTCTTGCGTGAATCGGATATTTTGGTGCGCTACGGTGGCGAAGAATTTTTAATTCTATTGGTTGATACGGATAACAAAGGCGCGGCGTATGTGGTGGATCGTTTACGTCTGGTTGCGGGTAGAACGCCGTATATGCATCACGCGCAGCGTATTGAAGTGCGCTTTTCGGCTGGGATTGCGCAATTGCGTAATGATGAAAATGGCCGAGCGATGGTTTTGCGTGCCGATGAAGCGTTATACCGCGCAAAAAATAGCGGGCGTGGCAAAACTGAAGTGGCCGAATAA
- a CDS encoding LysE family translocator translates to MDTFFTGFLLSLSLCLDIGIVNVAMIDVTLKYGRKAALWMGFGSCFGDLAYAILALAGMSFLLQFAWVQWLTWLGGGSLLLYLAFKMAREALRDASRAEGEHPALPSRRHLFSRGLTLAMASPTSILWFAAVGGTLIAQATDGTLLSTIDFLSGFFLGGVAWTVFIALAAHHGGQTMGARFKQGCHIMSALLYVYFAIIVIRNGYHALL, encoded by the coding sequence ATGGATACTTTTTTCACCGGCTTTTTACTTTCACTGTCTCTGTGTCTGGATATTGGTATCGTTAATGTTGCGATGATCGATGTGACGCTCAAATACGGCCGCAAAGCTGCGCTGTGGATGGGCTTTGGCTCGTGCTTTGGCGATCTGGCCTACGCCATTTTGGCGCTAGCAGGGATGAGCTTTTTGCTGCAATTTGCGTGGGTACAGTGGCTAACGTGGCTCGGCGGCGGTTCTTTACTACTCTATCTGGCCTTTAAAATGGCGCGTGAAGCTTTGCGCGATGCAAGCCGTGCCGAAGGTGAGCACCCGGCCCTACCAAGCCGCCGCCATCTATTTTCGCGCGGATTAACACTCGCGATGGCTTCCCCAACGTCGATACTGTGGTTCGCCGCAGTTGGCGGCACGCTAATCGCACAAGCGACAGATGGCACGCTCTTGAGTACCATCGATTTTCTGAGCGGCTTCTTTCTGGGCGGCGTCGCGTGGACTGTGTTTATCGCCTTGGCCGCCCATCATGGCGGTCAGACCATGGGGGCTAGGTTTAAGCAAGGCTGCCATATCATGTCGGCCTTGCTGTATGTTTATTTTGCGATCATCGTAATTCGCAACGGCTATCACGCCCTGCTGTAA
- a CDS encoding TrkH family potassium uptake protein, which translates to MTLSQRLLPTVNVLARVSALFSLSIIVPIIVAWWNNDAGLWPFIDSLAALLLVSLSTIVLTRKYKREMRSRDGFVLVVGVWSLLPAVAAVPLLLFNPNTSFTDAYFETMSALSTTGATVFTGLDHLPPSINLWRHLLNWLGGMGIIVLAVAILPLLGVGGMQLFKAETPGPIKDSKLTPRIHETARNLWLIYAGLTLICALLLKYVGGMSWLDAVCHAFAALCLGGFSTKDASVGYFNSPVIEGILIVFMLLAATNFATHYFALSGRKLSVYAKDSEFKAMLMLIVVSTLGCAAYLVWQNTYPEFLTALRHVAFNLVSLATDCGFASVDFGAWPILVPLVMLFLSCVTACAGSTGGGIKMIRTMIQVREVSRQMSTLLHPQGVHPLRVNGQIIPNSILFSVMGFVFIYFASIVVLTFVLLLSGLDFISSFSAIIACINNAGPGLGEVGPASNYAGLTDFQTWVCSFTMLLGRLEIFSVLILFTTAFWRN; encoded by the coding sequence ATGACGCTTTCGCAACGCCTTCTCCCCACCGTCAATGTTTTGGCACGCGTTTCTGCGCTGTTTTCACTCTCGATCATCGTGCCGATCATTGTCGCGTGGTGGAATAATGATGCCGGTTTATGGCCGTTCATCGACTCACTGGCTGCGCTACTGCTAGTCAGCCTGAGCACGATTGTGCTTACGCGCAAATACAAACGCGAAATGCGCTCACGCGACGGCTTTGTACTTGTGGTCGGTGTCTGGAGCTTGCTTCCTGCGGTCGCGGCGGTGCCGCTATTGTTATTTAACCCCAACACCAGCTTTACCGATGCCTACTTTGAAACCATGTCGGCACTCAGCACCACGGGGGCGACGGTGTTTACGGGGCTGGATCATTTGCCGCCTTCGATCAATCTGTGGCGTCACCTACTAAACTGGCTAGGTGGTATGGGTATCATCGTATTGGCTGTAGCGATCTTGCCGCTATTAGGTGTAGGGGGTATGCAGCTATTTAAAGCCGAAACACCAGGTCCAATTAAAGACAGCAAACTCACGCCGCGCATCCACGAAACGGCACGCAATTTGTGGTTAATTTACGCCGGCCTCACGCTGATTTGCGCTTTACTACTGAAATACGTAGGCGGCATGAGCTGGCTCGATGCAGTTTGCCACGCCTTTGCCGCCTTGTGCCTCGGCGGTTTTTCGACCAAAGACGCAAGCGTCGGCTATTTTAATTCGCCAGTGATCGAAGGCATTTTGATCGTTTTTATGCTGCTGGCTGCGACCAATTTTGCCACGCATTATTTCGCGCTCTCGGGGCGCAAACTGTCGGTCTACGCCAAAGACAGCGAATTTAAAGCGATGCTCATGCTGATTGTGGTCTCCACACTCGGTTGCGCCGCATATCTGGTTTGGCAAAACACTTACCCTGAATTTCTAACCGCACTGCGTCATGTGGCGTTTAATTTGGTGTCGCTCGCCACCGATTGCGGCTTTGCCAGCGTCGATTTTGGCGCGTGGCCGATCTTGGTGCCGCTGGTGATGCTGTTTTTATCTTGCGTTACAGCGTGCGCAGGTTCAACGGGCGGCGGGATTAAAATGATCCGCACAATGATTCAAGTACGCGAAGTATCGCGCCAAATGTCCACGCTACTGCACCCACAAGGCGTACACCCACTGCGGGTTAATGGCCAAATTATTCCCAATTCGATCCTATTTTCGGTAATGGGTTTTGTCTTTATCTATTTTGCCAGCATCGTGGTACTGACCTTTGTGTTATTGCTGTCGGGCTTGGATTTTATCAGTAGCTTTTCGGCCATCATTGCCTGCATCAATAATGCAGGCCCTGGCTTGGGGGAAGTGGGCCCGGCCAGCAATTATGCCGGGTTGACCGACTTTCAAACTTGGGTGTGCAGCTTTACGATGCTGCTGGGTCGCTTGGAAATCTTCTCGGTCTTGATTTTATTCACAACCGCCTTCTGGCGAAACTAA
- the trkA gene encoding Trk system potassium transporter TrkA — protein MPNILILGAGRVGTSVAEQLVRENYNVTIVDENASNLQPLADKLDLKTLVGHAANPVTLANAGAADADLLLAVTPSDELNMVACKMAHRLFNIPTRLGRIRDQDILSHAELFNTDGFAIDHIITPAQIVTDLLARLVATPEALQVLDFGKARAKMVAVRVEAGSRMDGKDLATMAQYLDEVDCRVVSIYRKNKRINPDGATTLSVGDEVFFLAARKDIRTVLSLLRATEQAIKRITICGGGNVGYRLAQVLADDYQVKIIEINRERAQWLAEHLPKCLILRGEATDENLLDNEQVDRCDLFLALTSDDEDNIMSSLLAKQMGARKVVAIINRSRYVDLLQGGKIDVAISPAQATIGALLTHVRQGDIVAVHSLRRGEAEAIELIAHGDRSNSRVVGRRVEEIKLPQGANLAAVIRGEQVIMAHHDTVIENEDHVVVFIDNKNHIRAIEQLFAVKIGFF, from the coding sequence ATGCCCAATATCCTGATCCTCGGCGCAGGCCGGGTCGGCACTTCGGTTGCCGAGCAATTAGTTCGCGAAAACTACAACGTCACCATCGTGGATGAAAATGCCAGCAATCTCCAGCCTTTGGCCGACAAACTCGATCTAAAAACTTTAGTCGGGCACGCCGCCAACCCAGTGACCTTAGCCAATGCTGGCGCAGCAGATGCCGATCTGTTACTGGCCGTCACCCCATCCGACGAGCTCAATATGGTCGCCTGCAAAATGGCGCATCGGCTGTTTAATATTCCAACCCGTTTGGGGCGTATTCGCGACCAAGACATTCTATCGCACGCAGAATTATTCAATACCGATGGGTTTGCGATTGACCATATTATTACGCCGGCGCAGATTGTCACCGATTTATTGGCACGTTTAGTCGCCACTCCCGAAGCGCTGCAAGTGCTCGATTTTGGCAAGGCACGCGCCAAAATGGTGGCAGTTCGTGTTGAAGCAGGCTCTCGCATGGATGGCAAAGATCTTGCAACGATGGCGCAATACCTCGATGAGGTCGATTGTCGGGTCGTGTCGATCTATCGCAAAAACAAGCGGATCAACCCTGATGGAGCGACAACACTCAGCGTGGGTGATGAGGTTTTCTTTTTAGCCGCACGCAAAGACATTCGCACGGTGTTGTCCTTGCTACGTGCAACCGAGCAAGCCATTAAGCGCATCACGATTTGCGGTGGCGGCAATGTCGGCTATCGACTTGCGCAAGTTTTGGCCGACGACTATCAAGTCAAAATCATCGAAATCAACCGTGAGCGTGCACAATGGCTGGCAGAGCATTTACCTAAATGCCTAATTTTGCGCGGTGAAGCCACCGATGAAAATCTGCTCGACAACGAGCAAGTCGATCGCTGCGATCTCTTCTTGGCGCTAACTTCCGACGACGAAGACAACATCATGTCGTCTTTATTGGCCAAACAAATGGGTGCGCGTAAAGTCGTCGCGATTATCAATCGCTCGCGCTACGTTGATTTATTGCAAGGCGGAAAAATCGACGTGGCGATTTCGCCAGCCCAAGCCACCATTGGCGCCCTACTCACTCACGTTCGTCAAGGCGATATCGTGGCCGTGCATAGCCTGCGCCGTGGCGAGGCCGAGGCGATCGAATTGATTGCGCATGGTGATCGCAGCAATTCGCGCGTGGTTGGTCGGCGAGTTGAAGAAATCAAACTACCACAAGGCGCCAATTTGGCCGCGGTCATTCGTGGCGAACAGGTCATTATGGCGCACCATGATACCGTGATTGAAAACGAAGACCATGTGGTCGTGTTTATCGACAACAAAAATCACATTCGCGCTATTGAGCAACTCTTTGCCGTCAAAATTGGGTTCTTCTAA
- a CDS encoding sigma-54 dependent transcriptional regulator — protein sequence MVNQEILIVDDEVGIRELLSEILLDEGYSVALAENAEAARKYRNQAEPKLVLLDIWMPDTDGVTLLKEWARNGQLTMPVVMMSGHATVDTAVEATRIGALDFLEKPIGLQKLLAAVKRAFSQPAHSVKPTQGLQSLGTSSTINALREALDQVASQSLPLILTGEPGSGFEACARHLTRTGGGFVAPNSNEELALPPQDMLTRAAGGTIFVRDIAWLDRKAQTGLLNLIPKLEKHKVRLVTASTRPLDQLTGLIEPELLRQLTQIIVPVPALRNHAEDIPSLAENLLAQTVAVNKLGVRRFSKSALQLLSQQEWPGNIDQLANVVKSLALTGRDGDIDILPVSRLLAQLSPESQVATTEIQQAMPLPQIDLDLPLREARDQFERFYLERQIELSNGNMSRVAERIGLERTHLYRKLKQLGIQMPRKLRNLEEA from the coding sequence GTGGTTAATCAAGAAATTCTGATCGTTGATGATGAAGTTGGTATTCGCGAACTTTTATCTGAGATCTTACTGGATGAAGGGTATAGCGTTGCACTCGCTGAAAATGCTGAGGCTGCACGTAAATACCGTAACCAAGCTGAACCAAAGCTGGTACTACTCGACATTTGGATGCCGGACACCGATGGTGTGACGCTACTCAAAGAATGGGCGCGTAATGGCCAACTCACGATGCCGGTCGTCATGATGTCTGGGCACGCAACGGTCGACACCGCCGTTGAAGCCACTCGCATCGGCGCACTCGACTTTTTAGAAAAACCCATTGGCTTGCAAAAATTGCTAGCCGCAGTGAAGCGCGCATTTTCGCAACCCGCTCACTCGGTAAAGCCAACGCAGGGTCTGCAGAGCCTGGGAACGAGCAGCACGATTAATGCGCTGCGCGAGGCACTTGACCAAGTTGCAAGTCAGTCCCTGCCTCTGATCTTAACCGGTGAACCTGGCTCTGGTTTTGAAGCATGCGCCCGTCATCTCACCCGCACAGGGGGCGGTTTCGTCGCGCCAAACTCAAATGAAGAATTGGCACTCCCACCGCAAGACATGTTGACTCGCGCGGCAGGCGGCACAATTTTTGTCCGCGATATTGCTTGGTTGGATCGTAAAGCGCAAACCGGTTTACTCAATCTGATTCCGAAGCTTGAAAAGCACAAAGTTCGATTGGTAACGGCGTCAACTCGCCCACTAGATCAATTAACCGGTCTGATTGAGCCTGAGTTACTTCGCCAGCTGACGCAAATTATTGTGCCAGTACCAGCGCTACGCAACCACGCGGAAGACATCCCGAGTCTGGCGGAAAACCTGCTGGCACAAACTGTTGCCGTGAATAAATTGGGCGTTCGTCGCTTCTCGAAATCGGCCTTGCAATTGCTCAGCCAGCAAGAATGGCCTGGCAATATCGATCAGCTTGCGAATGTGGTGAAAAGTTTGGCTTTGACGGGGCGTGATGGCGATATTGATATCTTGCCAGTTAGCCGCTTATTGGCTCAACTCTCACCAGAATCGCAAGTCGCCACCACAGAAATCCAACAAGCAATGCCATTGCCGCAAATCGACTTGGATTTGCCATTGCGTGAAGCGCGTGATCAATTCGAGCGCTTTTACTTGGAACGCCAAATCGAGCTATCGAATGGCAATATGAGCCGTGTTGCCGAGCGTATTGGCCTCGAGCGCACGCACCTGTATCGAAAACTGAAACAACTGGGGATACAAATGCCCCGTAAATTGCGCAATCTAGAAGAAGCGTAA
- a CDS encoding ATP-binding protein, translated as MKRWLLLIACLAAVLLFLLATASSNTSQFSNYYGLVLGLNVALLLGMALLVGTRLTRLVKRVKRKVFGSRLTLRMVFMFALVAVLPGALVYTLSVQFLNRSIEAWFDVRVDNALDRGLNLGRNAIDFQLGELERKASVIAWDVHDNSESSVFARLSKLREQTGVQEITLFDDNNQLYANVGNEYAALIPQLPSRELVREALRGSYRGLEKSDLNGLMMRVIVPMPEGEIGNRTRLLQLMQPVPAQLAQDAELVEQVRSDYKQLSQSRQGLKIIYSLTLTIALTIALLGALALAIYLSDKLAAPLGVLAAGTRAVAQGDFTQQHPVISRDELGILTHSFNRMTRQLADARDKLEENQAEQAEAKAYVEAILASLSAGVLSFDEEWQLKSINQSASRILGLDPERIIGQPLSRWNESYPALTAFAAHTIHGFLSDEEVWQRQIDLADEKRVLLVRGTRLTQIIDGAEDLHGYVLVFDDITELLSAQRDAAWGEVARRLAHEIKNPLTPIQLSAERMEIKLVDKLDQTGADFLTRNTQTIIKQVAALKQMVDAFRDYARKPSGKKKPLDFMALVKEVLVLYEASPVIREFRVHDSLMVNGDATHLRQVIHNLLQNAQDAIAEVDEKQICLILEKDEKWARLYIEDSGKGFPADLLPRVFEPYVTSKTKGTGLGLAIVKKIIEEHHGRVQVGNATGAYVRIELPLWEETISG; from the coding sequence GTGAAACGCTGGCTGTTATTAATCGCTTGTTTAGCCGCTGTTTTATTATTTTTGCTAGCAACCGCATCTAGCAATACCTCACAATTTTCTAACTACTACGGCTTAGTACTTGGGCTCAATGTAGCACTCCTATTGGGTATGGCCCTTCTGGTCGGCACCCGCCTCACTCGGTTAGTTAAACGCGTCAAACGCAAGGTGTTTGGCTCGCGGCTCACCTTGCGCATGGTGTTTATGTTCGCGCTGGTGGCGGTGCTACCAGGAGCTTTGGTCTACACCCTCTCTGTTCAATTTTTAAATCGCTCCATTGAAGCTTGGTTCGACGTTCGTGTTGATAACGCGCTTGATCGTGGATTGAATTTGGGGCGCAATGCGATCGATTTTCAGCTAGGCGAGCTTGAGCGCAAAGCCAGCGTTATTGCGTGGGATGTACACGACAATAGTGAAAGCTCGGTGTTTGCTCGTCTATCCAAATTGCGCGAGCAAACTGGCGTCCAAGAAATTACGTTGTTTGATGACAACAACCAGTTGTATGCCAACGTTGGTAACGAATATGCGGCATTGATTCCGCAATTACCCTCCCGCGAGTTAGTCCGTGAGGCTTTACGTGGCAGTTATCGCGGGCTGGAAAAATCAGATTTAAATGGGTTAATGATGCGGGTCATCGTGCCGATGCCCGAAGGGGAAATCGGCAATCGCACCCGTTTATTGCAATTAATGCAGCCGGTGCCGGCACAATTAGCGCAAGATGCCGAATTGGTTGAACAAGTCCGCAGTGATTACAAACAGCTCTCACAATCACGACAAGGGCTGAAAATCATTTACAGCCTGACCCTCACCATTGCATTAACCATTGCACTGTTAGGCGCGCTGGCTCTGGCAATTTATTTATCAGACAAACTAGCAGCCCCGCTGGGTGTTTTAGCGGCGGGAACACGCGCGGTAGCGCAAGGCGATTTTACGCAGCAACACCCCGTGATCAGCCGCGATGAGCTGGGTATTTTAACTCACTCGTTTAATCGCATGACACGGCAGCTGGCCGATGCACGAGACAAGCTGGAAGAAAACCAAGCTGAACAAGCCGAAGCCAAAGCCTATGTTGAGGCGATCTTAGCGTCCCTCTCTGCCGGTGTATTGTCATTTGACGAAGAATGGCAACTCAAATCGATTAATCAAAGCGCCTCGCGCATTTTGGGCTTGGATCCAGAGCGTATCATTGGTCAACCCTTATCACGCTGGAACGAAAGCTACCCGGCGCTCACCGCATTTGCCGCGCACACCATTCACGGCTTTTTATCCGACGAAGAAGTGTGGCAGCGCCAAATTGATTTGGCCGATGAAAAACGTGTCTTACTGGTACGCGGCACTCGGTTAACGCAAATCATCGACGGCGCCGAAGACTTGCACGGCTATGTTTTGGTATTTGACGACATTACCGAGCTGTTATCCGCGCAGCGTGATGCTGCTTGGGGTGAAGTAGCACGCCGCTTAGCGCACGAAATTAAAAATCCGCTCACGCCAATTCAACTTTCCGCCGAGCGGATGGAAATTAAATTGGTCGACAAACTCGACCAAACTGGCGCAGATTTCTTAACCCGCAACACGCAAACCATCATCAAGCAAGTTGCGGCACTGAAACAAATGGTCGATGCCTTCCGCGATTATGCGCGCAAACCGTCGGGCAAAAAGAAACCACTGGACTTTATGGCCTTGGTCAAGGAAGTCCTAGTGTTGTACGAAGCGTCACCGGTGATTCGTGAATTCCGAGTCCATGACTCGCTGATGGTCAACGGCGACGCCACCCATTTACGTCAAGTCATTCACAACCTATTACAGAATGCACAAGACGCAATTGCAGAGGTCGATGAAAAACAGATTTGCCTTATTCTCGAAAAAGACGAAAAATGGGCGCGTCTTTATATCGAAGATAGCGGCAAAGGCTTCCCTGCCGATTTGCTACCCCGCGTTTTTGAGCCGTATGTCACGTCAAAAACCAAGGGCACGGGTTTGGGTTTGGCCATTGTTAAAAAAATTATTGAAGAACATCACGGGCGGGTTCAGGTGGGCAATGCCACTGGCGCTTACGTTCGGATCGAGTTGCCGCTCTGGGAGGAAACAATAAGTGGTTAA